The DNA segment CTAGGTCTTTGATGGGTAGAAGATACTCTCTAATTTTTTGTTTGAGGGTGGTAGGATCGGCAAAAAGAAGTTCTTGGTCAAAGTTCCCTTGGATAAATCCTTTGCCGCCAAAAGTTTTTAAAGTGTCTTGGATAGAAAAACGATGATCCACACCAAAACCTGCTAAGTTATTGATTTCATGAATTTGTTTTGCATGTTCTTCTGTAGAATTTTTTGCATAATAACCAATTTGTTTTGGAAACATTTTTGCAAACTCAGAAATCGGTTCTGTAACGTAACGATTGAAGTTATAAGGATCTAACATTCCAGCAGCAGTATCAAAAATCATTACAACTTCGGCTCCGCCTTGCAATTGTAATTCGATATTTTGTTTCAAGAGAGGAAGAAGTGTAGCATAAAATTTATCTACAAAGTTTTGGTTTGTTTTGATAAAAGATAGGTTCCCATCATGTTTGCCTATACTTGCATATGTCATTAGAGTGAAGGGTCCACCTACAAATCCAATGAGAGATACGTCTTTTGGTAAAACTTCTCTTGTTCGAATGACTGCTTCTTTTTGAAATTTTAATCCTTCGATTGCCTCTTCTGGAGATTTTAAACGTTTTAAATCATTTTCCGAAGTGAGAGAAAACGAAAGTTTAGGGCCTGGGTCATACGTTAAACCCATACCGAGTGCTTCTAGAGGAAAAAGAAGATCAGAAAAAAGAATACTAACATCAAAACCAAATTCTTTAACAGGACCAAGCGCTACCTCTGCAGCGAGTTCAGGTTGTTTGCATAAATCCATAAAACTATAAGTTTCTTTGAGTTTACGATAATGAGAGTGGTATCTACCTGCCTGGCGCATAAACCATATCGGTGGGACTGCTTGAGGAATTAAGTTTAAAGCATTTTCAAATTTTTCATTTCTGAATGAAGTAGTAATCATTTTTTTTCCTGTAGCGCCTGTTTGGTTTTATTTAACGTTTCTTCTATTACTTCGTCACTGTGGACAGTAGACAAAAATCCAACTTCATATCCGCTTGGCGCGAGATACACACCAGCATTTAGAAGTTTATGAAAAAAAACTGCGAACTTTGTTTTATGGTCGCTTGGGATGTTGGATATGGTTCGAACAGGATCTTTAGTTTTTCCTTTTAACCAGAATAGGCTTCCAAATGTAACAGCTTCCCAGTCTTTTTCCCCTGACTCTTCTAATAATTTTAAGATTCCAGAAGTGAGTTTTTTTGTTTTTGATTCTAATTCAGGGTAAGGATTTTCATTCCAGGCTTTTGTTAAAGTTTTAAGACCAGCCCGCATACCAATAGGATTTGCCGATAAGGTTCCTGCTTGGTAAACAGGTCCACTGGGTGCGACTAAGTCCATAAGATCTTTTTTACCTGCATATGCGCCGACAGGAAAACCACCACCGATGATTTTACCGTAACAAACTAAGTCAGGAACAATTCCTGTAAGACCTGCCATACCTTGAAATGATACTCGAAAGCCTGAGATCACTTCATCAAACAAAAGTAAGGTTCCATATTTACTGGTAAGTTCTCTGCATTTTTTTAAGAATTCTGTACGTTGTGGAAGAAGTCCATAGTTTGCAGGAATCGGTTCAATGGCGAGGCAGGCAATGTCTTTTCCTTGTTCTTGAAACAGTTTTTCTAACGCATTTTCGTCATCTAACGGTAGTACAAGGGTGTTTTGAATGATTTCAGGACCAATCCCTTTGCTATCACTGGAACCTAGGCCGGCAAGACCGGAACCTGCCTTTACAAGTAATTGGTCGAGGTGTCCATGATAACATCCGTCAAATTTTAAAATTTTACTTCTACCAGTGGCTGCCCTTGCCACTCGGAGAGCACTCATCACCGCTTCCGTTCCTGAGTTGACGAAACGAATTTTTTCTGCCCAAGGAATACGGCTTGTGATGAACTCAGCTAGTTCTAAGGAATAAGGTTCGCAGGCACCAAATGACCATGCTTTTTTTACTGTATCTTCCACCACTTCTTGGATTTCTGGATGTCTATGTCCGAAGAGTAGTGGACCAAAACTCAAACAATAGTCTATGTATTGTTTTCCTTCGACTGACTTTAAATAGGCGCCATTTGCTTCAGTGAAAAAAATAGGTGTACCACCAACAGAGGCAAAGGAACGAACAGGACTATGTACGCCACCGGGAACAACATTTTTGGAACGAAGAAAGAGTTCTTCTGAATTCATGAATACAACCTTTGTGCAATTCTTGCACCATATGTAATTAAATAAGAAGACCCGGCTCTTCTAAAGACATCCCAAGTTTCTTTTAATCCATCTTCAAAATTTAAAAATCCTTCGTTGGCTAAATATACTAAACTTGCATATTCGCCACTGACTTGATAAGCACCTGTAGGAAGACCTGTTTTTTCTTTGATTGGTCCAATGAGATCAATGGCTGTCATTCCTGGTTTCACCATAAGTAAATCCGCACCTTCTTCTTTATCGCGAATGGATGTGTGGATCGCAGTATCACGATCACGAACGTCCAGTTGGTATCCGCTTCGATCTCCAAATTGTGGAGAAGAATCGGCTGCTCCACGGAATGGTCCGTAAAAGTTACTTTTGAATTTTGTGGAGTAACTCATGATCGGTACCATCGTATGTCCATTTGCATCCAAAATCCTTCTATGTGATCCCACTCTACCATCCATCATATCACTCGGTGCAATTCCATCTGCTCCTGCATCAGCATAAATCAATGCAAGATCGGATAACCGTTTTAAAGTTAAATCGAGATCGATAGTTCCTGATTTGTGGAAGTGGCAACAATGCCCCGTGGTTGTCACAGAACAGATACAAGTGTCCAACCAGAGAAACATATTTGGAAAAGTTTTTTTAATGAGACTGATGTTGGAATGATAGAAGTCTTTTGGAAAACTGGTGTCTGATTTATCTTTTGGCACCATAAATAATAAAAACTGAGATACTCCTGTTTTTAAATCGGATTCGATTTGTGTTAAGATGGATTGGTTTGTATCACGATAAACACCTGGTAATCCTTTGATCGGTTCCTTTTCGAATAGACCTTCCGCAAGGAAAAGAGGTTGGATCATTTTGTTTACATTTAATGACCCCGTTTCACCTAAGTTTCTTAAGTACTGGCTGGAACGTAATCGAAGTGTTTGTTTTTTCATGGTTTTATATACCTTTCTACCCAAGAATCAAATGATAAAGATACAAAAACTCTAGTCGATGCTGCGGTTTCACCTATTGTCTGTTTGATTTTTTTGAACGTTGATCCTGGACCTACAAAATGAATGACATTTAATAATTCTGGGAATCTTTTTGTAATGATATCAAATTCCGAACCACTCCGCCAGTAAGCTGCTTTGATTTTGGAAATATCAAAAGGAACAGGAATTTCCGGTGCTGAAACAAAGTAGGTAGGGACAACCGGATAAATGCTATTATGTTTGTCCGAGTCAACATGAGTCAGTTTTACAAATTTCGGACTTCTTCCTAAAAGAAGTTCAATGTTTGGTGGCTCGCTTTCACCTAATCCATCACAGGTCCCGTTTACCCAAAATCCTCTAAGAGCTAAGTCTTTCCAAGTTGAAAGACCAGCAGACCAAAGGATTTGATTTGTTGGGTTGACTGACAA comes from the Leptospira bourretii genome and includes:
- a CDS encoding uroporphyrinogen decarboxylase family protein, which translates into the protein MITTSFRNEKFENALNLIPQAVPPIWFMRQAGRYHSHYRKLKETYSFMDLCKQPELAAEVALGPVKEFGFDVSILFSDLLFPLEALGMGLTYDPGPKLSFSLTSENDLKRLKSPEEAIEGLKFQKEAVIRTREVLPKDVSLIGFVGGPFTLMTYASIGKHDGNLSFIKTNQNFVDKFYATLLPLLKQNIELQLQGGAEVVMIFDTAAGMLDPYNFNRYVTEPISEFAKMFPKQIGYYAKNSTEEHAKQIHEINNLAGFGVDHRFSIQDTLKTFGGKGFIQGNFDQELLFADPTTLKQKIREYLLPIKDLDSEERKGWVAGLGHGVLQFTPETSIHLLIDETRKVFSE
- the hemL gene encoding glutamate-1-semialdehyde 2,1-aminomutase, with protein sequence MNSEELFLRSKNVVPGGVHSPVRSFASVGGTPIFFTEANGAYLKSVEGKQYIDYCLSFGPLLFGHRHPEIQEVVEDTVKKAWSFGACEPYSLELAEFITSRIPWAEKIRFVNSGTEAVMSALRVARAATGRSKILKFDGCYHGHLDQLLVKAGSGLAGLGSSDSKGIGPEIIQNTLVLPLDDENALEKLFQEQGKDIACLAIEPIPANYGLLPQRTEFLKKCRELTSKYGTLLLFDEVISGFRVSFQGMAGLTGIVPDLVCYGKIIGGGFPVGAYAGKKDLMDLVAPSGPVYQAGTLSANPIGMRAGLKTLTKAWNENPYPELESKTKKLTSGILKLLEESGEKDWEAVTFGSLFWLKGKTKDPVRTISNIPSDHKTKFAVFFHKLLNAGVYLAPSGYEVGFLSTVHSDEVIEETLNKTKQALQEKK
- the hemB gene encoding porphobilinogen synthase, encoding MKKQTLRLRSSQYLRNLGETGSLNVNKMIQPLFLAEGLFEKEPIKGLPGVYRDTNQSILTQIESDLKTGVSQFLLFMVPKDKSDTSFPKDFYHSNISLIKKTFPNMFLWLDTCICSVTTTGHCCHFHKSGTIDLDLTLKRLSDLALIYADAGADGIAPSDMMDGRVGSHRRILDANGHTMVPIMSYSTKFKSNFYGPFRGAADSSPQFGDRSGYQLDVRDRDTAIHTSIRDKEEGADLLMVKPGMTAIDLIGPIKEKTGLPTGAYQVSGEYASLVYLANEGFLNFEDGLKETWDVFRRAGSSYLITYGARIAQRLYS